The following is a genomic window from Arthrobacter sp. NicSoilB4.
CGTTCGATTTCGGAGAGCGCCTTGACCTGTTCGCGGTATGCGTCCAGGGCGGCGGCGTGCTCCTCGGTGACCAGTTCCACGGCGATCGGCGCGTCGGCGGCGACGACAAAGAACGTCGCGCCGTAGAGGGTGTCCGGGCGGGTGGTGAAAACCGTGACGTCCTTGGCGGGCCTGCCGCCGTCGGCTTCGATCACGAAGCTGACGTGTGCGCCCTCGGAGCGTCCGATCCAGTTCTTCTGCATGGCCAGGACACGTTCGGGCCAGTGGCCGCGCAGTTCGTCCATGTCATCGAGCAGCCGGTCAGCGTAATCGGTGATCTTGAAGTACCACTGGTTCAGCGACTTCTTGGTGACGGGCGTGCCGCAGCGCTCACAGGCACCGTTGACCACCTGTTCGTTGGCCAGCACGGTCTGGTCCTTGGGGCACCAGTTGACCGGGGAATTCTTGCGGTAGGCCAGGCCGCGCTCGTAGAAGCGTTTGAAGAGCCACTGCGTCCAGCGGTAGTACTCCGGATCGGAGGTGTGGATCCGGCGTGACCAGTCGGCGGAAATCGCGTAGCGCTTGAACGACGCAGCCTGGGTGTCGATATTGGCGTAGGTCCACTCGCTGGGGTGGGCATTTCGCTTGATGGCCGCGTTTTCGGCGGGAAGCCCGAAGGAGTCCCAGCCGATCGGGTGCAGCACGTCGTAGCCCTGCTGGCGCAGGTAACGCGCGACGACGTCGCCCATCGCAAACGCTTCGGCGTGGCCCATGTGGAGATCGCCGGACGGGTACGGGAACATGTCCAGCACGTACCGCCGCTCCTTCGACCCGTCGTCGACGGGTGTGAAGACCTTCAAGTCCTCCCAGACCTGCGGCCACTTGGCTTCCATGGCCGCAAAGCTGTAGGCACCCTCTTCCGGGGTCTCCGCTGCGACTGCTGGTGTTCCGGTCTCTGTCTCCGGCTGAACGCTCACTGCTGGCCTCTTCTGTTCTGTCAAGCCCTATGTACAGGCTACTGTCCCGCCCTGCCTGTTCCCTGCCGTCCGCCCAAATGGGTCCAGACACACAAAAGCCCCTCGACACGGAGGGGCTGCCGCTCGGCAATCCGAGTTCTCGTCGGGATGCCGGGCGGCTAGCTAAGCAGGAGGATCGCACGCATAGCTCTACTTTAGCGCCTCCGGCTGGTTCGCGGGGAAACGGGAACGGCGTTGCGTTCCCGCCCGGAGCGGCCTTTGCCGGAGCAGCCGCCGCGATTGGCATGCTTCGCGGCCCCGAAAGCCCAAACTTTTTTTGAAAACGACCACTCGGACGAAGTCCGCCACTACTGTGCAAATCGCTGCCCCGCCTGCCCGGCGGCACCTGACGGAGGGAGTGCCCGCGGCACGAAGGCAAGTAGCTTTCCGTCTCCGGCCCAGTAATACTTGCGTGTATCCCAGTAGTCGAAACGCCCTTATTGACAAAACGCAGCCTATATGAGAGTCACTGTGCACATCAGGTGCTGGCGCCACGCGAATCCCGGACTCCAATGCGGGCATTTGCGCCCTTGCCAAACGTTGCTGATAGGAACACTATGCTCTCAAGATCTCTGGGGGGATTCGCAACAGGTCTCGGGTTGAGGAGCCTGACATGTGTCATTCGCGGAGTTCTTGCCTGCAACAATTCATAGATCCGGCCGGGCGTTGCGCGCCCACCGGAAGCGGCCTGGAAGCCGATTAGCCATGTTTGGCTGGATCACCCGCTTCAGTCTGCAGTTCCGCATCCTGGTGCTCGCCCTCGCGGCCGGAATAATCGCTTTTGGCATCATCAATGTTCCGCGTATCGCCGTGGACACAATGCCCGAATTCGCGCCGGCGCAAGTCGAAATCCAGACAGAAGCCCTGGGCCTTTCCGCTGTCGAGGTTGAGCAGCTCATTACCTCCCCGATGGAAGCGGACCTACTCAACGGGGTGGCCTGGCTGGACGAGATCCGCTCGAAATCCGTCCCGGGGCTGTCATCCATCCAACTGGTCTTCGAGCCGGGCACGGATCTGCTGCGGGCACGCCAGCTCGTCGCGGAACGGATGACCCAGGCAGTGGCGCTGCCGAATGTATCCGCGCCGCCGCTGATCATGCAGCCCGTCTCCTCCACGAGCCGGGTGCTGATGGTCAAGATGAGTTCCAAGCAGCTCTCCGGCATCGAGATGTCGGTCCTGGCCCGCTGGAAAATCAAACCGAGGCTGATCGGCATTCCGGGCGTGGCGAACGTTTCCATTTGGGGCCAGCGCGAGCAGCAGCTCCAGGTTGAGGTCACCCCCACGCAGCTGCGGGACAAGGGCATCACCCTCGAACAGGTCATCAAGACCACCGGCAACGCGGTGTGGGTTTCGCCGCTGAGTTTCCTCGAAGCGTCCACACCGGGAACCGGCGGTTTCGTCGAGTCTCCCAGTCAGCGCCTCGGCATCCAGCATGTCCTCCCAATCCGGACTCCGGCGGACCTTTCCAAGGTCAGCGTGGAGGATTCGACTCCGGCGATGTCGTTGGGCGATATAGCCCAGGTCAGGGAAGACCATCAGCCCCTCATCGGCGATGCCGTCGTCGGACAGGACGCCGGGCTGATGCTGGTCATTGAGAAGTTCCCCGGGACCAGCGCAGTGCAGGTCACCGAGAATATTGAGGCCGCGCTCAAGGATATGGAACCCGGCCTGACCGGAGTCCAGCTGGACACCACCGTGTTTCGCCCGGCGACCGCCGTTCAGGACTCCGTGAGCGGTCTTGGTCTTGCACTGTTGATCAGCCTGCTGATCGCGGTCGGGCTTTTCTGGCTGCTCTTCCGCTCCTGGCGCGTAGCGGTCATTGCCCTCGCGGCCATCACGACAACCGTCGTCACGGCCGCTGTGGTCCTATACGCGCAAAACGCCACTCTCAACGTCACGGTCCTGGTCGGCCTGGTCCTTGCCATGTCAGTGATCGTGGGCGACATCGTGGAGGACGTCCACGCCCAGCGGCGCAGGCCGCTGGTGACCGAAGCCACGGAAACCGAGGCCACGCTGAGGTCCAGGATCGTGGCGGTCGTCCGGGGAGTCCGGACCCCGTTGTTCCACGCCTCGCTGATCATGGTGGTGGCCCTCATTCCGACGCTGTTCGTGCCCGGGATCGGCGGCTCCTTCTTTACTCCGCTGTTCTGGTCCCTGGTGCTGGCTCTCTCGGCCGCCTTGCTCGTCGGACTCTCTGTCACCCCTGTGCTCGCGCATATGCTCCTGCCCCGCGAGACGGCGCAGCCAAAGGAGCCGGCTGCCGCCGGACGTGCCCGGGCGTACTACGACCGGGCACTCTCGGGCATCCGTTCCCGCCGGACAGTCAGCCTGGTCGCTGTTGCGGTCGTTGGCGTGCTTGGAATCGCTGCCGGATCCCAGTTGATCGGCAACCGGCCGGTGGTTCCGACCTTGCCGGACAGGACCCTGCTGGTCCAGTGGG
Proteins encoded in this region:
- a CDS encoding efflux RND transporter permease subunit, whose amino-acid sequence is MFGWITRFSLQFRILVLALAAGIIAFGIINVPRIAVDTMPEFAPAQVEIQTEALGLSAVEVEQLITSPMEADLLNGVAWLDEIRSKSVPGLSSIQLVFEPGTDLLRARQLVAERMTQAVALPNVSAPPLIMQPVSSTSRVLMVKMSSKQLSGIEMSVLARWKIKPRLIGIPGVANVSIWGQREQQLQVEVTPTQLRDKGITLEQVIKTTGNAVWVSPLSFLEASTPGTGGFVESPSQRLGIQHVLPIRTPADLSKVSVEDSTPAMSLGDIAQVREDHQPLIGDAVVGQDAGLMLVIEKFPGTSAVQVTENIEAALKDMEPGLTGVQLDTTVFRPATAVQDSVSGLGLALLISLLIAVGLFWLLFRSWRVAVIALAAITTTVVTAAVVLYAQNATLNVTVLVGLVLAMSVIVGDIVEDVHAQRRRPLVTEATETEATLRSRIVAVVRGVRTPLFHASLIMVVALIPTLFVPGIGGSFFTPLFWSLVLALSAALLVGLSVTPVLAHMLLPRETAQPKEPAAAGRARAYYDRALSGIRSRRTVSLVAVAVVGVLGIAAGSQLIGNRPVVPTLPDRTLLVQWDSMSGTSNDEVRRVASKASDELKALPGVSGVGGHIGRAITSDQVVGNSAAELWVSIAPNADFGATEQAVREVVQGYPGITNNVVNYSEQKIGDMHSTLEPGFAVRVYGTELPVLREKAEEVRKAIENINGVKNPTINAIPMTPIVEVEVNLEAAQKSGIKPGDARRAAATLMQGIVVGNLFEEQKVFEVVVRGAVDVRDDLTSIRELLLDTPTGGHVQLGDIATIRMVPNEVVVLHDDTSRRIDVVADVSGRPLADVQRDIEAAIKQIQFPVEYHAEIPAKYAQLQAADSLVLWLAAAALLGVFLLLQTAVRSWKLALAIFLSLPAALSGAAVAAWIGSAAMSWIAMTAFAAVLAIAARNATLLSARADELWRSQPQTSRAKAVMTAARDRVSPVLKAALITLLVLIPPALIGGVGHAVILPMLLIIGGGLVTTTLVALLVLPLLALWFGPRTAPEDWSEVYEAEEPVQPVTQEKVEVK